One Carassius auratus strain Wakin chromosome 4, ASM336829v1, whole genome shotgun sequence DNA segment encodes these proteins:
- the LOC113060661 gene encoding PR domain zinc finger protein 4-like — MNDMNLSPVGMDQLSVPPVSASHLCLPTSPTHNPITTPGMPVAIPSLGPSLGPLPSALSLMLPMGHLGDRSVMCGLPERNYTLPPPPYPHLESSYFRHILPGILSYLADRPPPQYIHPSSLNMDGTLSVSNNNPSGLDPYSGPGGPLEQGLVTLDTRQVGGQADLHQGGTHDVQLHATGLNMESRVSSPMSPDGMEEDLASMESVVVAETQQQLGTRPQPHEGLTGVNSSGGVMPLHGAGLELPGVMEQEHMGSRVGTSTTGAGGPGTLGEALHSTGELNSGVVSVVLTGATQAQLEQVSLQGMGLEPVNVSPITAEVSLGPDNSLVLVNSTLQLEDSTSNKENMATAFNIWCTLCERSYSSDCPEHGPVTFIPDTPIQSRARLSLPRPLCLRISVADEPIGVFARETIPSRTCFGPMVGQHCSSVELTEWSDKDTPQIWKMFHNDIQEFFIVTTDEHECNWMMFVRKARTAEEQNLVAYTDDGKLYFCTSREILPDQELLFYYSRDYSRQLGVPRVPEGQICHCGKECGSFTEFKSHLNSHAQSHSPTQDHPAHATHNQSQSQEKVTSGSSQSASSPQWQCHSDVNEHSSSSSSIGHGRERKFKCSMCARGFTTSTKLNVHFMGHMGMRPHKCSYCSKAFSDPSNLRKHLRIHTGQKNFRCTVCGKSFTQKAHVESHMVIHTGAKNIKCDHCDKMFVRKQDLKQHMYSHSLDRQITCPKCDKQFLKTDHLKKHLNSHDGKRDFICEKCNKGFLTKYHLTRHLKICKGPKISRRPMQGEEGEEEEDEEDEEEGG, encoded by the exons aTGAATGATATGAACCTCAGCCCAGTGGGCATGGACCAGCTCAGCGTGCCGCCTGTGAGTGCAAGTCACCTCTGCCTCCCCACATCCCCAACGCACAATCCCATCACTACTCCAG GCATGCCAGTGGCTATACCCAGCCTGGGTCCATCACTTGGGCCTCTTCCTTCTGCACTGTCCCTGATGTTACCCATGGGTCATTTAGGGGACAGAAGCGTTATGTGTGGCCTTCCAGAAAGAAATTATACATTACCACCTCCTCCATACCCACACCTGGAGAGCAGCTACTTCAGACATATCCTTCCag GTATTCTGTCATATCTGGCAGATCGTCCCCCTCCCCAATACATTCATCCCAGCAGCCTTAACATGGATGGGACTCTTTCCGTGTCCAACAACAACCCCTCTGGATTAGACCCATACAGTGGCCCCGGCGGCCCTCTAGAACAAGGCCTGGTGACCCTTGACACAAGACAGGTGGGAGGCCAGGCTGATCTCCACCAAGGAGGCACTCACGATGTTCAACTACACGCCACAGGACTTAACATGGAGTCACGTGTAAGTAGTCCGATGTCTCCTGATGGAATGGAAGAGGACTTGGCCTCCATGGAGAGTGTTGTGGTGGCAGAGACCCAGCAGCAGCTGGGTACCAGACCTCAGCCTCATGAGGGTTTGACAGGTGTGAACTCCTCAGGAGGAGTGATGCCCCTGCATGGAGCAGGCCTGGAGCTCCCGGGGGTGATGGAGCAGGAGCACATGGGCAGCAGAGTAGGAACCAGCACTACAGGAGCAGGCGGTCCAGGGACGCTGGGTGAAGCCTTGCACTCCACTGGAGAACTGAACTCTGGGGTGGTTAGTGTGGTGCTCACGGGGGCCACTCAGGCTCAACTAGAACAGGTATCTCTACAAGGAATGGGACTCGAGCCTGTTAATGTGTCACCCATCACTGCAGAAGTGTCTCTTGGGCCGGACAACAGTCTAGTGCTCGTGAACTCTACTTTACAACTAGAAGACTCAACATCTAATAAGGAAAACATGGCCACTGCCTTCAACATAT gGTGCACTTTATGTGAGCGGTCATATTCGTCAGACTGCCCTGAGCATGGACCCGTCACATTCATCCCAGACACGCCCATTCAGAGCAGAGCCCGCCTCTCTCTGCCCCGCCCTCTCTGCCTCCGCATTTCTGTAGCCGATGAACCCATTG GTGTGTTCGCTAGAGAGACCATACCCTCCAGGACCTGCTTTGGGCCGATGGTCGGACAGCACTGTAGCAGTGTAGAACTTACAGAATGGTCTGATAAAGATACCCCCCAAATATGGAAG ATGTTCCACAATGACATCCAAGAGTTCTTTATTGTGACGACAGATGAGCATGAATGCAACTGGATGATGTTTGTACGGAAAGCAAG GACTGCAGAGGAACAGAATCTCGTGGCATATACCGACGACGGGAAGCTGTATTTCTGCACATCCAGAGAGATTCTGCCAGATCAGGAGCTATTGTTTTATTACAGCAGGGACTACAGCAGACAGTTAG GTGTGCCCAGAGTGCCTGAAGGCCAGATATGTCATTGTGGAAAAGAATGTGGCTCTTTCACAGAGTTTAAATCCCACCTCAACAGCCATGCCCAGAGCCACAGCCCCACCCAGGACCACCCTGCTCACGCTACACACAACCAATCTCAGTCACAGGAGAAAGTGACCAGTGGGTCGTCCCAGTCGGCTTCCTCCCCACAGTGGCAGTGCCACTCCGATGTGAATGAACattccagcagcagcagcagcattggACACGGTCGCGAGAGAAAGTTTAAATGCAGCATGTGCGCACGAGGGTTCACTACGTCCACTAAGCTAAACGTGCATTTCATGGGGCACATGGGCATGAGACCACATAAGTGTAGCTACTGCAGCAAAGCCTTCAGTGATCCCAGCAATCTCAGAAAACACCTGAGAATCCACACGG GTCAGAAGAACTTCAGGTGTACAGTATGTGGGAAGTCTTTTACTCAGAAGGCACATGTGGAATCTCATATGGTTATACACACTGGTGCCAAGAACATTAAATGTGACCATTGTGACAAGATGTTTGTGAGGAAACAAGATCTCAAACAGCACATGTATTCACATTCACT AGACCGTCAGATAACTTGTCCAAAGTGTGACAAACAATTCTTGAAGACAGACCATCTCAAAAAACACTTGAACTCTCACGATGGGAAACGGGACTTCATCTGTGAGAAGTGCAACAAGGGCTTTCTCACTAAATACCACCTCACACGCCACCTCAAAATCTGCAAGGGTCCTAAGATCAGTCGAAGGCCAATGCAGGGggaggagggagaggaggaggaagacgaggaggatgaggaagagggaGGTTAG
- the LOC113060640 gene encoding prestin-like translates to MEHVTVSEEPSAALMYHVERPVFNEGYIDSELLHRKKRTSKSVQRRIAEHLRCSSEKAKSVVFGFLPILTWLPSYQLKEYLFGDIVSGISTGVMQLPQGLAYAMLAAVPPVFGLYSSFYPVLLYTFFGTSKHISIGTFAVISLMIGGVAVREAPDSMFAVNGTNASQVVDFEARDARRVEVVVALTTLVGIIQLVLGLLRFGFLAIYLTEPLVRGFTTAAAVHVSVSQVKYLLGVHTARFNGPLSVVYSLDAVFRNIASTNVVTLIIGLVCMVFLYIIKDLNERFKKKLPIPIPGEIIVVIVSTGVSYGMVMSENYGVEVVGKIPTGLLPPKIPDFSVFPNLFPDAFAISVVGFSIAISLAKTFALKHGYSVDGNQELIALGLCNFMSSFFHTFVVTASMSRSLVQESTGGHTEIAGLLASILVLLVVVAIGFVFQPLPTTVLAAIIMVNLLGMFKQLKDIPALWRTSKIELAIWLVSFFASVLLGLDYGLVVAMGFAILTVIYRTQCPKNALLGQIPDTELYFDVDEYEEAEECSGIKIFQSNTSIYFANSDLYVSALKAKTGIDPAKLLAGRKSQLKYAKRDNGAKKAVNHCSSVKKNAVVLLDVELGVTHEVVAGPMKQMDHVYTNGQMNENHTESESEEDFFLQRLTPIHTIILDFTPVNFIDSVGAKTIKSVIKEFATVDVKVVLAGCSRTLLSELRTLKFFCEPVTPDLIFPTIHDAVLHCKRSRDVPVCPEVQ, encoded by the exons ATGGAGCACGTAACTGTTAGTGAGGAACCATCTGCTGCACTGATGTACCACGTGGAACGTCCTGTATTCAATGAAGGCTATATTGACTCGGAGCTTCTGCATAGGAAGAAGAGGACATCCAAGTCCGTTCAACGGAGAATAGCCGAGCATCTCCG CTGTTCTTCTGAGAAAGCCAAGTCTGTTGTGTTTGGATTCCTGCCCATTTTAACATGGCTGCCATCTTATCAACTAAAGGAATACTTGTTTGGAGACATAGTTTCTGGAATCAGCACAGGTGTAATGCAACTACCTCAAG GTCTTGCATATGCGATGTTGGCAGCTGTTCCTCCAGTGTTTGGTTTATATTCATCGTTTTATCCTGTTCTGTTATACACCTTCTTTGGTACCTCCAAACATATATCAATAG gtacttTTGCAGTAATCAGTTTGATGATTGGTGGGGTTGCTGTAAGAGAGGCCCCGGACTCCATGTTTGCAGTCAACGGGACCAACGCATCACAGGTTGTGGATTTCGAGGCTCGTGATGCCAGAAGAGTGGAGGTGGTTGTAGCTCTGACCACCCTTGTAGGAATCATTCAG CTTGTTCTGGGTCTGCTGAGATTTGGTTTCCTGGCGATTTACCTCACTGAGCCGCTGGTGCGAGGTTTCACCACAGCTGCCGCTGTGCACGTCTCCGTGTCGCAGGTCAAGTACCTGCTAGGAGTGCACACTGCACGCTTCAACGGGCCTCTCTCTGTGGTGTAT AGTCTTGATGCTGTCTTCAGGAACATTGCAAGCACTAATGTTGTCACGCTAATTATTGGACTGGTGTGTATGGTGTTCCTCTACATCATTAAAGATCTCAATGAACGCTTCAAAAAGAAGCTACCGATCCCCATCCCTGGAGAAATCATAGTG GTAATTGTGTCCACTGGAGTCTCGTATGGGATGGTTATGTCTGAAAACTATGGAGTAGAAGTTGTGGGTAAAATTCCCACAGG gtTGCTGCCACCCAAGATTCCAGACTTCTCTGTCTTTCCTAACCTGTTCCCAGATGCCTTCGCTATATCTGTTGTTGGCTTCTCGATTGCAATATCATTAGCCAAAACCTTTGCTCTTAAGCATGGCTACAGTGTGGATGGAAATCAG GAGCTAATCGCGCTGGGACTCTGTAACTTTATGAGTTCATTCTTCCACACGTTTGTCGTTACCGCCTCAATGTCTCGCAGCCTGGTACAGGAGAGCACAGGAGGACATACTGAA ATTGCAGGACTGTTGGCGTCCATACTTGTGCTACTGGTTGTAGTGGCCATAGGATTTGTCTTTCAGCCATTGCCAACA ACTGTGTTGGCTGCTATCATCATGGTCAATCTCCTGGGGATGTTTAAGCAATTGAAAGACATTCCTGCATTATGGAGAACCAGCAAGATTGAACTG GCAATTTGGCTGGTGTCCTTTTTTGCATCAGTTCTCCTGGGTCTGGATTATGGTCTGGTGGTTGCCATGGGCTTTGCCATACTCACAGTTATTTACAGAACACAATG CCCTAAGAATGCTCTTCTTGGACAAATCCCAGATACAGAACTGTACTTTGATGTGGATGAGTATGAAGAG GCTGAGGAATGCTCAGGGATCAAGATTTTTCAGTCCAATACATCCATATACTTTGCAAACAGTGACCTGTATGTGAGCGCCCTCAAGGCAAAG ACTGGAATTGACCCAGCAAAACTGCTCGCTGGCAGGAAATCACAGCTAAAATATGCAAAAAGAGACAATGGGGCGAAGAAGGCTGTAAACCACTGCTCCTCAGTGAAGAAAAATGCAGTTGTCTTATTG GATGTGGAGCTGGGCGTCACTCATGAGGTGGTGGCTGGGCCTATGAAGCAGATGGATCATGTGTATACCAATGGCCAGATGAATGAGAACCACACTGAGTCTGAATCCGAGGAAGACTTCTTTCTCCAGCGTCTAACCCCCATTCACACCATCATACTGGACTTTACTCCTGTTAACTTTATTGACTCTGTAGGAGCCAAAACCATTAAATCA GTGATAAAGGAGTTTGCAACAGTCGATGTGAAAGTTGTGCTTGCTGGATGTAGCA GGACTCTGCTCTCTGAACTCAGGACACTAAAATTCTTCTGTGAGCCCGTGACCCCTGACCTCATTTTCCCCACCATTCATGACGCAGTGTTGCATTGTAAGCGCTCGAGGGATGTCCCAGTCTGCCCTGAGGTCCAGTGA
- the LOC113060654 gene encoding 26S proteasome regulatory subunit 7: protein MPDYLGTEQRKVKEEEKEDKPIRSLDEGDIALLKTYGQSTYSRQIKQVEDDIQQLLKKINELTGIKESDTGLAPPALWDLAADKQTLQSEQPLQVARCTKIINSDSEDPKYIINVKQFAKFVVDLSDQVAPTDIEEGMRVGVDRNKYQIHIPLPPKIDPTVTMMQVEEKPDVTYSDVGGCKEQIEKLREVVETPLLHPERFVNLGIEPPKGVLLFGPPGTGKTLCARAVANRTDACFIRVIGSELVQKYVGEGARMVRELFEMARTKKACLIFFDEIDAIGGARFDDGAGGDNEVQRTMLELINQLDGFDPRGNIKVLMATNRPDTLDPALMRPGRLDRKIEFSLPDLEGRTHIFKIHARSMSVERDIRFELLARLCPNSTGAEIRSVCTEAGMFAIRARRKIATEKDFLEAVNKVIKSYAKFSATPRYMTYN, encoded by the exons ATGCCTGATTATTTAGGAACCGAGCAACGCAAAGtaaaagaagaggagaaagaagACAAACCAATTCGAT CGTTGGATGAAGGAGATATTGCACTCCTGAAAACCTAT GGGCAAAGTACGTATTCCAGACAGATCAAACAAGTGGAAGATGATATTCAACAGCTTCTGAAGAAAATAAATGAGCTCACAG GTATTAAAGAGTCAGATACAGGTCTGGCTCCTCCTGCATTATGGGATCTGGCTGCAGACAAACAGACTCTACAGAGTGAACAGCCACTGCAGGTGGCCAG ATGCACCAAGATAATCAACTCTGACTCTGAGGATCCGAAGTACATTATTAATGTGAAACAGTTTGCCAAGTTTGTGGTGGACCTGAGCGATCAGGTCGCTCCGACTGACATTGAGGAAGGAATGAGGGTTGG GGTTGACAGAAATAAGTATCAGATCCACATTCCACTGCCACCCAAAATCGATCCTACTGTGACTATGATGCAG GTGGAGGAGAAGCCTGATGTGACATACAGTGACGTTGGAGGCTGCAAAGAGCAGATCGAGAAGCTGAGAGAAGTGGTTGAGACCCCTCTCCTCCAT CCTGAGCGCTTTGTGAACCTGGGTATTGAGCCTCCAAAGGGTGTTTTGCTTTTCGGGCCACCCGGTACAGGGAAAACTCTGTGTGCTCGAGCTGTGGCTAACCGCACTGATGCCTGCTTCATCAGAGTCATTGGATCCGAGCTGGTTCAGAAGTATGTTGGAGAG GGTGCCAGGATGGTTCGTGAATTGTTTGAGATGGCAAGGACCAAGAAAGCCTGTCTGATCTTCTTTGATGAAATTGACGCCATTGGAG GTGCCCGTTTTGACGATGGAGCTGGAGGAGATAATGAAGTGCAGAGAACCATGCTGGAGCTGATCAACCAGCTGGATGGATTCGATCCCCGAGGAAACATTAAAGTCCTGATGGCCACCAACAGACCGGACACCCTGGATCCTGCTCTGATGAGACCCGGCCGTCTGGACAGGAAGATTGAGTTCAGCCTGCCTGACTTGGAA GGACGTACTCACATCTTCAAGATTCATGCCCGCTCTATGAGTGTGGAAAGAGATATCCGCTTCGAGCTTCTTGCACGTCTCTGTCCTAACAGCACAG GTGCTGAGATTCGCAGCGTGTGTACAGAGGCAGGAATGTTTGCCATCAGAGCTCGTAGAAAAATCGCTACAGAGAAAGACTTTCTGGAGGCTGTGAACAAAGTCATCAAATCCTACGCTAAATTCAGCGCCACTCCTCGCTACATGACTTACAACTAA
- the LOC113060632 gene encoding tetraspanin-33, translating into MSKTKSDEEFTFVSPVVKYLLFFFNMIFWIIALILISIGVYSRTVKHETALACLTVDPALLLMIVGIIMFFITFCGCVGSLRENICLLQTFCIILTIIFLLQLVAGVLGFFFSDKARGKVTDMIDNAIEHYRDDIDLQNFIDYGQKQFNCCGGISYMDWSQNMYFNCSKENPSRERCSVPFSCCLLSNEENVINTMCGHRVQQLEYLEASSFINTNGCIDKLVNWIHSNLFLLGGIALGLAIPQLVGILLSQILINQIQDQIKLQNYSQQHRSDPWS; encoded by the exons ATGTCAAAAACGAAAAGCGACGAGGAGTTCACTTTCGTCAGTCCAGTGGTGAAATATTTACTTTTCTTCTTCAACATGATATTTTGG ATAATCGCACTGATCCTGATATCTATTGGAGTTTATTCCAGGACGGTTAAACATG AGACAGCGCTGGCCTGTCTGACGGTGGATCCTGCTCTGTTACTGATGATAGTTGGCATTATCATGTTCTTCATCACATTCTGTGGCTGTGTGGGTTCTCTGAGGGAAAACATATGCTTACTGCAGACG TTCTGCATCATCCTGACTATCATCTTTCTGCTGCAGCTAGTGGCTGGTGTTCTGGGTTTTTTCTTCTCAGACAAG GCACGTGGAAAAGTAACAGATATGATTGACAACGCCATCGAGCATTACAGGGATGACATAGATCTTCAGAACTTCATCGACTATGGACAAAAACAG TTTAACTGCTGTGGGGGAATCTCCTACATGGATTGGTCTCAGAACATGTACTTCAATTGTTCAAAAGAGAACCCGAGCAGAGAGCGTTGTTCTGTGCCCTTCTCCTGTTGTCTGCTCTCCAATGAGGAG AATGTTATAAATACCATGTGTGGTCATAGGGTGCAGCAGCTGGAATATCTTGAAGCAAGTTCCTTCATTAACACCAATGGCTGCATTGATAAACTGGTGAACTGGATCCACAGTAACCTGTTTCTGTTGGGGGGTATTGCACTGGGCCTGGCCATCCCACAG TTGGTTGGGATTCTCCTCTCTCAGATTCTTATTAATCAAATCCAGGATCAGATTAAACTACAAAATTACAGCCAACAACATCGCTCAGACCCCTGGAGCTGA